From the genome of Miscanthus floridulus cultivar M001 chromosome 10, ASM1932011v1, whole genome shotgun sequence, one region includes:
- the LOC136488837 gene encoding uncharacterized protein: MESQKRLGLYFNCDEKFEHSHNRVCKRIFFLELLEANDAEDTATADDPHISLLAMAGVRTPETMQVRIQMGGTTLLALLDSGTTHNFVSEEATARTSLQLQSWASMKVTVANGDWVPYPGAYRVVPFSIDGERFTTDFFALPLAGYDVVLGTDWLAMLGPILWDFGTLTMSFWHGDHRVCRSGVASSPAPSLRACSADDLLPALLEEFAPVFVEPSGMPPPRSQDHSITLRLGSTPVVVRPYHYPATHKDELERQCTAMLNQGII; this comes from the coding sequence ATGGAGTCGCAGAAAAGACTTGGGCTCTATTTTAACTGTGACGAAAAATTTGAGCACAGCCACAATCGGGTGTGCAAGCGCATCTTCTTCCTGGAGCTCTTAGAGGCCAATGACGCAGAGGACACAGCCACCGCCGACGACCCCCACATCTCCCTCCTCGCCATGGCGGGCGTGCGCACACCGGAGACGATGCAGGTCCGCATTCAGATGGGTGGCACTACTCTACTCGCCTTGCTGGACTCAGGGACCACACACAATTTTGTGTCTGAGGAGGCCACGGCGCGCACATCCCTCCAACTCCAATCCTGGGCCAGCATGAAGGTCACCGTGGCTAATGGCGACTGGGTGCCCTACCCTGGTGCCTACCGTGTCGTCCCCTTCTCCATCGACGGCGAGCGCTTCACCACCGATTTCTTTGCCCTACCCCTCGCCGGGTACGACGTCGTCCTAGGGACCGACTGGCTGGCCATGCTAGGGCCTATACTCTGGGATTTTGGCACCCTGACCATGTCATTTTGGCATGGTGACCACCGTGTCTGCAGGTCAGGGGTGGCCAGCTCTCCGGCTCCATCCTTGCGCGCCTGCAGCGCTGATGACTTGCTtccggcgctcctggaggagttTGCACCGGTGTTCGTAGAACCATCCGGAATGCCGCCACCGCGTTCTCAAGACCACAGCATCACCTTGCGCCTAGGCTCCACACCAGTGGTGGTCAGGCCCTACCACTACCCCGCCACCCACAAAGATGAGCTTGAACGCCAGTGCACTGCTATGCTGAATCAGGGCATCATCTAG
- the LOC136488836 gene encoding uncharacterized protein: MDRTWIRATRFSDKFTDGVDQFMSYVRDRFNADDVILCPCRHCLNQSSLSQKDVHNHVYLYGWSATYTRWVQHGEAFDAKIIEIAEDADDPDHLGDVVNEDEADNEDDLGTIEMLADLYTAVEEDGEQPMFVKVLEDAKCALWPGSVHSRFSFLVRLLHIKSFYRISNTAISVILKLLARSFPNSCLPDSYDKAKTYLKELGLGYELIHVCDNNCVLFRKNLAKADICPKCKESRWVDADGAKRVPKKVLRYFPLIPRLKRMFANKATSEETWWHKEKRVAVENEMTHPADGEAWKDFDDMYPSFAKDARNLRLSLAIDGFNPFGNMNTSYSMWPVLVKVYNLPPWSCTDASNCIMALLIPGPKSPGKDFDVFLEPLIEDLLKLWEGVRTYDALTGLKFDLCAAVLWCIHDYPALGVLLGRITKGYYACIYCNRDPLSRSLRKKICYIGHRRYLPKTHKWRRSLAFDGHRENQIEPAKLTVDETLEALERVKDVSPGKPEGSKKRKRGQKDQEPKLFSRKSALWKLPYWKHLKLPHNLDVMHIEKNICDALLGIILRLDGKNKDTVNARLDLQDMGIRPELHLEQEDGDSVSMPAAWYAMEKEERTAFCGFMKSIRFPYGYASNLTRCISADGLKVQGLKTHDCHILLQRILPTGLRGLVHKDIYEAVAELGKFFWELCSRKLKVDVVKRLKAEIPVILCKLEKIFPPAFFDVMVHLAVHLPDEALLRGPVQYGWMYPIERQLGTLKGYVRNRARPEGSIAEAYIANEALTFCSRYMEDVVTRFNRDDDKWDPPNGDLSVFQHGVKLLGANRETYLENKEFDKLCWYVLNNCDDVEPYLSKFREELEKEGGHDIESRLEKEFPAWFRSHIKMLWKDNREEDTQFGDNWRVVQKFEHRSMYDVNETEASTVHQDETGSDNELEVQDDQDDGTDEPTPVQRHVDGQKSSVVGNLQALINRREEDMAENSDEDDDYVDDTILEYCSDNDRDPMECNDDD; the protein is encoded by the exons ATGGACAGGACATGGATTCGTGCTACTCGGTTCAGTGATAAGTTCACAGACGGCGTTGATCAATTTATGTCATATGTTCGGGATAGATTCAATGCAGATGATGTTATACTTTGCCCCTGTCGCCATTGTCTGAATCAGTCTTCGCTGAGTCAGAAAGATGTGCATAACCATGTGTACCTCTATGGATGGTCAGCTACATATACTCGGTGGGTACAGCATGGAGAAGCTTTTGATGCTAAGATTATTGAAATtgcagaggatgcagatgaccCTGATCATCTAGGTGATGTGGTCAATGAGGATGAGGCTGACAATGAAGATGATCTGGGTACTATAGAGATGCTTGCAGACTTGTAcacagctgtagaagaagatggagaacagccTATGTTTGTGAAAGTTCTTGAAGATGCAAAATGTGCTCTttggccaggttctgttcatTCTAGGTTCTCTTTTCTAGTTAGATTGCTACACATCAAGTCCTTCTACAGGATTAGCAACACAGCAATCAGTGTTATATTGAAGTTATTGGCAAGGTCATTCCCTAATAGTTGTCTTCCAGATTCATATGACAAAGCAAAGACATATCTCAAAGAATTGGGCCTTGGATATGAGTTAATCCATGTTTGTGACAACAATTGTGTGTTGTTTCGGAAGAATCTTGCCAAAGCGGACATTTGCCCAAAATGCAAGGAATCTAGGTGGGTAGATGCTGATGGTGCCAAACGGGTTCCAAAAAAGGTTTTGAGATACTTTCCTCTTATACCTAGGCTAAAGAGGATGTTTGCAAACAAAGCAACATCTGAGGAGACCTGGTGGCACAAGGAGAAGAGGGTGGCTGTGGAAAATGAAATGACCCATCCAGCCGATGGTGAAGCCTGGAAAGACTTTGATGATATGTATCCTAGCTTCGCTAAAGATGCAAGAAACCTAAGGCTTAGTTTAGCTATAGATGGCTTCAATCCATTCGGGAACATGAACACAAGTTATAGCATGTGGCCTGTACTTGTAAAGGTGTACAATCTACCTCCATGGTCATGCACTGATGCATCCAACTGCATCATGGCATTACTCATCCCAGGACCAAAGTCTCCAGGCAAGGACTTTGACGTATTCTTAGAACCTCTCATTGAGGATTTGTTAAAACTCTGGGAAGGTGTCAGGACTTATGATGCATTAACTGGTTTGAAGTTTGACCTTTGTGCTGCAGTACTATGGTGCATACATGATTATCCAGCTTTGGGTGTATTGTTAGGGCGAATTACTAAAGGTTACTATGCATGTATTTATTGCAATAGAGATCCATTGTCAAGGAGTCTTAGGAAAAAGATATGCTACATTGGACACCGTCGCTACCTCCCAAAAACTCacaaatggagaagaagcttggccTTTGATGGACACCGAGAAAATCAGATAGAGCCAGCAAAGTTGACTGTGGATGAAACTTTGGAGGCTCTAGAGAGGGTAAAAGATGTTAGTCCTGGTAAGCCTGAGGGTAGCAAGAAAAGGAAGCGTGGACAGAAGGATCAGGAGCCAAAATTGTTCAGTCGAAAGTCGGCCCTATGGAAACTACCTTATTGGAAACACTTGAAGCTGCCACATAAtcttgatgtgatgcatatagaGAAGAATATATGTGATGCCCTTCTCGGCATAATTCTCCGTCTTGATGGCAAGAATAAGGATACAGTTAATGCGAGACTTGATTTGCAGGATATGGGCATACGACCTGAGTTGCATTTAGAACAAGAAGATGGTGATTCAGTTTCAATGCCAGCAGCATGGTATGCCATGGAGAAAGAAGAAAGGACTGCATTTTGTGGATTTATGAAAAGTATTCGGTTTCCATATGGGTATGCTTCCAACCTGACAAGATGCATTAGTGCAGATGGTTTGAAGGTGCAGGGCCTCAAAACCCATGATTGCCACATCCTACTCCAAAGAATTTTACCAACCGGTCTCCGAGGATTAGTGCACAAGGACATATATGAAGCAGTTGCTGAGTTGGGTAAATTTTTTTGGGAGCTTTGCAGTAGGAAACTAAAGGTTGATGTTGTGAAACGTCTAAAAGCAGAAATCCCTGTGATACTGTGCAAGCTTGAAAAAATAtttcctcctgctttttttgatgtgATGGTCCACTTGGCTGTCCACCTTCCTGATGAAGCACTGTTAAGAGGCCCTGTCCAATATGGATGGATGTACCCGATCGAACGCCAATTGGGCACTTTGAAGGGGTACGTGAGGAATAGAGCTAGACCTGAAGGATCCATCGCTGAGGCATACATAGCTAATGAGGCATTGACCTTTTGTTCAAGGTACATGGAAGATGTTGTCACTAGATTTAATCGTGATGATGACAAATGGGATCCACCAAATGGTGACCTCTCTGTCTTCCAGCATGGTGTTAAACTCTTGGGAGCCAACAGGGAAACATATCTTGaaaacaaagaatttgacaagCTTTGTTGGTATGTGCTAAACAACTGTGATGATGTGGAGCCATATttgag CAAGTTTAGAGAAGAGTTAGAGAAAGAGGGTGGCCATGATATTGAGAGTAGGTTAGAAAAGGAATTTCCTGCTTGGTTTAGGAGTCAT ATCAAGATGCTATGGAAGGATAATCGTGAAGAG GACACACAATTTGGCGACAATTGGCGTGTTGTCCAAAAATTTGAGCATAGGAGCATGTATGATGTCAATGAAACAGAAGCCAGCACTGTTCACCAAGATGAAACTGGGTCTGATAATGAGCTTGAGGTGCAAGATGATCAAGATGATGGCACCGATGAACCTACACCAGTGCAGCGACATGTAGATGGACAGAAATCTTCTGTTGTTGGTAACTTACAAGCTCTTATCAATAGAAGAGAAGAAGACATGGCTGAGAAcagtgatgaggatgatgactatGTAGATGACACCATCTTAGAGTATTGTAGTGACAATGATAGGGATCCCATGGAATGTAATGATGATGATTAG